The following proteins are encoded in a genomic region of Pseudomonas sp. Os17:
- a CDS encoding LysR family transcriptional regulator, which produces MATYNLRQLKYFITTVECGSVAEASRKLYIAQPSISTAIKGLEDSFGVQLLIRHHALGVSLTPSGARFYRKAQELLRMAKEFEQNALADNDVVSGQIDIGCFETVAPLYLPQLIAGFSALYPGVEIRIRDGEQQELVQGLTGGAFDLVILYEHELDGTIETEPLMPAQRPYVLLPADHRYAQQAQVSLRDLSLEPMILLDVQPSRTYFVSLFEELGLTPQIAFSSPSIEMVRGMVGQGFGFSILVTRPHSQCSYDGKPVVCVDIVEDVTGSGLVAAWLKRGQLTKPARLFADYCKEHLAR; this is translated from the coding sequence GTGGCCACCTACAATCTGCGTCAACTCAAGTACTTCATCACCACCGTCGAGTGCGGCAGCGTTGCCGAGGCGTCGCGCAAGCTGTATATCGCCCAACCGTCGATCTCCACTGCCATCAAGGGCCTGGAGGACAGCTTCGGTGTGCAGTTGCTGATTCGTCATCACGCCCTGGGCGTGTCCCTGACCCCAAGCGGTGCACGCTTCTATCGCAAGGCCCAGGAACTGCTGCGCATGGCCAAGGAGTTCGAACAGAACGCCCTGGCCGACAATGATGTGGTGTCCGGACAGATCGACATCGGCTGCTTTGAAACCGTGGCTCCGTTGTACCTGCCGCAGTTGATCGCCGGTTTCAGCGCGCTCTATCCCGGCGTGGAGATTCGCATCCGTGACGGCGAGCAACAGGAACTGGTGCAAGGCCTGACCGGGGGCGCCTTCGACCTGGTGATCCTGTATGAACATGAGTTGGACGGCACCATCGAAACCGAGCCGCTGATGCCGGCGCAACGCCCCTATGTGCTGCTGCCGGCCGATCATCGCTACGCCCAGCAAGCCCAGGTTTCACTGCGCGACCTGAGCCTGGAACCGATGATCCTGCTGGATGTGCAACCCAGCCGGACCTACTTTGTCAGCCTGTTCGAGGAGTTGGGGCTCACCCCGCAGATCGCCTTCAGCTCGCCCTCCATCGAGATGGTGCGGGGCATGGTCGGCCAGGGCTTCGGCTTTTCGATCCTGGTGACCCGCCCCCACTCCCAGTGCTCCTACGACGGCAAGCCGGTGGTGTGCGTGGATATCGTCGAGGACGTGACCGGCTCAGGCCTGGTCGCCGCCTGGCTCAAGCGTGGCCAGTTGACCAAGCCGGCGCGCCTGTTTGCCGACTACTGCAAGGAACACCTGGCCCGTTGA